The Virgibacillus sp. SK37 region TCAACGATCTTTTCTTCTAATTGAAAAATATCCAGCAGATTTTCTCCAATTATTTCATCCGGATTATGGCCAATTAGTCTACCTGCTGCTTCATTCATTAATGTGATACCACCAACATTGTCTGTAGCAATTACACCATCTGACATATTGGACAGAACGGAGCTTAGCTTCCGCCGCTCTTCTTCAATGGTTGCATAGGAGTGCTTTAATCTGCTGTTCAGGTCATTAAAGGTTTCTGCCAGGTGACCAATTTCATCTCTCCCATATACATTTACCTTTTGGGTGAAATCTCCTCTAGCCATTGTCTGAGCCTGTCTACGCATTTCAATTATCGGTTTTGTAATCGTCCTTGCCACCAGTATCCCTATAAAGGCAGACACCGTTACCGCAAGGATCGAGCCTTTAAGGAAAATTTCATTAATATTTTGCAGCTGTTCATTTACACCTTCCATGGATGCCTTTAAATAAATGACACCAACAGCCACCCCATCACTATCTAAAATAGGTTGGGCAAGGACAAAAACCTGCTGTCTTGTTGCCTGATCAAACATTTCCCCTGACTGTACAGAATTATTTATCAATGCTTGCTGTACCATATCTCTTGTTGTTTTCTTTCCGATATCTCCCTGCGAACTATAATCATTTGTAGCAATAATTCGGCTTTGGTTATTAATTACCTGCAGGCTAGTAATATCATCTGGCCCAACATCTGAAATAATGCTTTGAACCTCTTGCTGCAATGTTGGTCCTTGCCCATCTTCCATTCGCTCTCTATTGAATGCTTGCTCCAGATTATAGCTTAAGAGCTGCACACGATCATTAATGGACGTGAAGAAATTTCCCCGGAGTTCTGCTTCCAACTCATTGGTAAAAAAAGATCCAATGACCTGAATTGCCACAAGCAATAATAAAATATAGATAATGATAAACTTTAATTGTATGGAACGAAAAAAACCGACTTTGTTCATTAGCAATTACTCCTGCTCAGGATTACGTAAATAATAGCCCACACCTCTTCGTGTAACGATCCACGTAGGGTTACTAGGGTTCTCCTCAATTTTTTCGCGAAGTCTTCTTACTGTTACGTCAACGGTTCGGACATCACCAAAGTAATCATAACCCCAAACTGTTTCCAATAGATGCTCACGTGTCATCACTTGTCCCATATGTCTTGCTAAATAATGAAGCAGCTCAAATTCTCTATGGGTAAGCTCAATCTGAACGCCATTACGCGATACTACATATGCATCAGGGTGGATGACAAGTGCACCGATCTCTATGTCCTTTGTAGCTTTTACTTTATCGTCCGGAACAGCTTGCTGTCTACGCAGGTTTGCCTTAACACGTGCAATTACCTCTCTGTTACTGAAAGGCTTTGTGACATAGTCATCTGCCCCTAACTCAAGGCCAAGCACCTTATCAATCTCCGAATCCTTTGCTGTCAGCATAATTATTGGCATCGACTGTGTTTTCCTGATCTCCCTGCACACCTCATTGCCATCCCGATTCGGAAGCATAATATCCAATAAAATCAAATCAGGTTTTTCAGCTTCAGCAACCTCAATGGCCTCATCGCCATCATGTGCTAATACAACCTCATAACCTTCTTTTTCTAAGTTGAATTTCAATATATCTGCAATTGGTTGTTCATCATCTACAACTAATATTTTTTGACCCATCTTTGACACATCCTTTGTTAATTACAATCTATCTCTTACTTTAACATATTACTATGTTTTATTTTATCGTACTTTCAGGTAAATGTCTTTCATTGGAGTGTAATAGCAAAAGGAAAAATATAGTTTCTCCGATAATGGAGGGTTTGGCGCATGATTGAAAGGCGATTGGCATTTTAAGGCGGATGATAGATATGGAGCGGGGGCATCGAGTGGGAATGTCTATTATGAGTGCGATGACGGACATCAACAAAAAGAGGTTGCCTCCACTAGGTAGAGATAACCTCTTTTACAGGTTCATGCTTTATTAAGAGCTATAAACACTTCTTACTATGTTCGTCTGAGAGCGGTCTGGCCCTACGGAGAAGACTGACAATGGAATTTGTGTCAGTTGAGAAATACGCTCAAGGTAATGACGTGCATTCACAGGTAACTCATCCAAGCTTTTCACATTGGTGATATCCTCTGTCCAGCCTGGCATTTCCTCATAAACTGGTTCACATTCAGCAAGCGCAGATAGACTTGCCGGAAACTCATGGATAACTTCACCCTTATACTTATAGGCAACACAAATTTTCAATGTTTCAATACCAGTCAGTACATCAATAGAGTTTAAAGATAAATCGGTAATTCCACTGACACGACGAGCATGACGTACAACTACACTATCAAACCACCCCACTCTTCGTGGCCTTCCTGTAGTTGTTCCATATTCTCGCCCAACCTCACGAATTTGATCACCAATCTCATCATGAAGTTCAGTAGGGAACGGGCCATCGCCCACACGTGTAGTATATGCTTTGGAAACACCTACAACATGATTGATTTTAGTTGGACCGACACCTGATCCAATGGTAACCCCACCTGCTATTGGATTGGAGGAGGTTACAAACGGATATGTTCCTTGGTCAATGTCGAGCATGACTCCCTGTGCACCCTCGAATAACACGCGGCGTCCTTCATCAAGGGCATCATTCAATACAACGGACGTGTCACAAACATATGGAGCCATTTGTTGGCCATATTCATAATACTCTTCTAAAATATCCTCCACGTTAATCGGATCCACTTCATATACTTTCTCAAACAAACGATTCTTTTCTTTCAGATTTTGCTCGAGTTTTTCCCGAAAAGCATCTTTGTCAAGCAAGTCAGCAATCCGTATACCCATCCGTGCTGCTTTATCCATATAGGCAGGACCAATTCCCTTTTTGGTTGTTCCAATTTTATTGACGCCTTTTTCTTCTTCCTGCAAGATATCTAATTTCAAATGATAAGGTAAAATAACATGTGCCCGATTACTTATACGTAAATTATCTGTAGACACATTGCGTTCATGTAAATAAGCGACCTCTTCTACAAATGCTTTTGGATCGATAACCATTCCGTTACCCAACACACAGATTTTATCATTAAAAAATATCCCTGAGGGAATTAAATGTAATTTATACGTCACATTATCAAACTTAATTGTATGCCCGGCGTTGTTTCCTCCTTGATAACGAGCAACCACCTCGGCATTTTGCGATAGAAAGTCAGTAATCTTTCCTTTCCCTTCATCGCCCCATTGTGTTCCAACTACTACTACTGAGGACATAGCGCACCTCCACTGAATTTTTCTAAATCATATGGTTTTAATAATCACAACTGTTATTTTACCAGTATCAAACTATAACGTCAATCCTAAATACGAACAATAAGTTACTATTCTATTTTATCGTTCGGTTGATTTCCGTAGATTAATAGAAAACCAACATATTCCAGATGTTGAGCTACGGAATTGTGAGCCTGTTAGGATAGTTGGAGCAGACCGTGAGCGAGAGGTTCATAGCTATCAGCCATTGTATGTTTTAATCAGCAGGAAGTAGGAGGTATCCGCTGTAGGGAGTGTTATTGGCAGTAGACGAGAGTAATCTGCCGTAGAAGAGAATAATCAGCAGGAGAGCTAAAGTATCACCCCGCAGAAAAAAATAATCAGCAGTAAAGCCTAAATTTACGCCAAGAACAGATGAATCAGCAGCATACGGATAATTCTCCATAAAAGGCACCTTAAGTAACGTCTGGCGCTTTAAGGAATAGCTAATTCATATTTTATAAGTTTGTGCCCACCAAAAATAGCATACAAAAAAACAGCCCTATATAAGGCTGCTATCTATACTTGAACTGGTGCTGGCGGCACATCACTTTCTGAATAACGATGATCGAGGTCAACGAATTTATTGTATTCCTTAACAAATGCCAGCTCTACATTGCCGACAGGACCATTACGTTGCTTGGATATAATGATTTCTATAATATTCTGTTTCTCTGATTCTGTATCATAGTAATCATCACGATATAAGAATCCTACAATATCCGCATCCTGCTCAATACTTCCTGACTCACGTAAATCTGACATCATCGGGCGCTTATCCTGACGGGATTCTACTCCACGAGAAAGCTGAGATAAAGCAATTAATGGTACATTCAATTCACGGGCTAAGCCTTTAAGGGAACGTGATATTTCAGATACTTCCTGCTGTCTATTTTCCTTAGAGTTGACGCTACCTTGGATGAGCTGTAAATAATCAATTAAAATCATTCCAAGCCCATGTTCCTGCTTTAACCGTCGGCACTTCGAGCGAATATCAGCAACACGGATTCCCGGTGTATCATCAATGTAAATCCCTGCATTTGATAGACTTCCCATTGCCATCGTAAGCTTACTCCAGTCATCTGCCTGCAGTTGCCCATTACGCATGCGCTGTGCATCAATATTTCCCTCTGCACAAAGCATACGTTGTACCAGTTGGTCTGCTCCCATTTCTAAACTAAATATCGCTACATTTTCATCTGTATTAACAGCGACGTTTTGGGCAACGTTTAAGGCGAATGCCGTTTTACCAACAGATGGTCTTGCAGCAACAATAATTAAGTCATTTCGCTGGAAACCGGATGTAATCTTATCCAAATCACGGAAACCAGTAGGGATCCCGGTTACATCAGCGCTTTGGTGATGAAGCTGTTCAATATTATCATATACATCAATAAGGACATCTTTAATTGCTTTAAATGCTCCGGAATTTTTACGGCCGGAAACCTCCAGAATGGACTTCTCTGCTTCATTTAAAACATCTTCTACTTCATCTTCCCGCTCAAATCCTGATGTAACAATATCCGTTGCTGAACGAATAAGTCTTCGCAAGAGAGCTTTTTCTTCAACGATTTTACAATAGTAACCAATATTGGCAGCTGTCGGCACACTTTCTGCCAGCTCAGATAGATAAGAAACGCCACCAATTTCCTCTAATTGCTTTGCATTATGCAAAAAGGATGTAACAGTAACAACATCAATTGGTTCGCCCCGATCCGCAAGCTTCATCATCGCTGAAAAAATCCGCTGGTGACTTGCACGGTAAAAATCTTCCGGTATTAAAGATTCCGATGCAGTTGAAAATGCTTCCGGATCCAGAAATACAGCTCCCAAAATGGATTGCTCTGCTTCCAAATTATGTGGTGGTGTACGATCACTCCATACTTCACTCATTTGCTGCCCCCTCCCTTGAGGATAGAAGAAGGCTCACCAAAAGTGAGCCCGCCTTCCCAATTTTTCCAACGTCGTAAATTGTAAACAAAATAATTGTTGCCTTTACTTTTCCGAAACATGAACTTTAATCGAGCCGGAAACCTCTGGATGCAGCTTCACAGGTACTGTAGTGTACCCCAATGCACGAATTGGTTCATCCAGTTCAATTTTCCGCTTATCAATTTTATATCCATGCTCTTTTTGCAAGGCTTCGGCTATTTGCTTGCTTGTAATAGACCCAAAAAGTCGGCCATTATCGCCTGATTTAGCTTTTA contains the following coding sequences:
- the walK gene encoding cell wall metabolism sensor histidine kinase WalK, producing MNKVGFFRSIQLKFIIIYILLLLVAIQVIGSFFTNELEAELRGNFFTSINDRVQLLSYNLEQAFNRERMEDGQGPTLQQEVQSIISDVGPDDITSLQVINNQSRIIATNDYSSQGDIGKKTTRDMVQQALINNSVQSGEMFDQATRQQVFVLAQPILDSDGVAVGVIYLKASMEGVNEQLQNINEIFLKGSILAVTVSAFIGILVARTITKPIIEMRRQAQTMARGDFTQKVNVYGRDEIGHLAETFNDLNSRLKHSYATIEEERRKLSSVLSNMSDGVIATDNVGGITLMNEAAGRLIGHNPDEIIGENLLDIFQLEEKIVDITELHDSGSIIIDLSTEEEESLVRANFSTVLDDEDDLTGFITVISDVTEQEKIEQERRDFVSNVSHELRTPLTTMRSYIEALTDGAWEDKDIAPKFLGVAQNETERMIRMVNDLLQLSKMDAKEHPLKKERTEFINYFHGIIDRFEMNIPEHISLKRELPKGKFNVWLDQDKMTQVLDNIISNAIKYSPEGGKITLRVENRRHHILVSIQDEGMGIAYDKLEKIFERFYRADKARTRKLGGTGLGLAIAKELVEAHHGKIWAKSKEGKGTAILFTLPLMNQKRRGL
- the yycF gene encoding response regulator YycF translates to MGQKILVVDDEQPIADILKFNLEKEGYEVVLAHDGDEAIEVAEAEKPDLILLDIMLPNRDGNEVCREIRKTQSMPIIMLTAKDSEIDKVLGLELGADDYVTKPFSNREVIARVKANLRRQQAVPDDKVKATKDIEIGALVIHPDAYVVSRNGVQIELTHREFELLHYLARHMGQVMTREHLLETVWGYDYFGDVRTVDVTVRRLREKIEENPSNPTWIVTRRGVGYYLRNPEQE
- a CDS encoding adenylosuccinate synthase; this translates as MSSVVVVGTQWGDEGKGKITDFLSQNAEVVARYQGGNNAGHTIKFDNVTYKLHLIPSGIFFNDKICVLGNGMVIDPKAFVEEVAYLHERNVSTDNLRISNRAHVILPYHLKLDILQEEEKGVNKIGTTKKGIGPAYMDKAARMGIRIADLLDKDAFREKLEQNLKEKNRLFEKVYEVDPINVEDILEEYYEYGQQMAPYVCDTSVVLNDALDEGRRVLFEGAQGVMLDIDQGTYPFVTSSNPIAGGVTIGSGVGPTKINHVVGVSKAYTTRVGDGPFPTELHDEIGDQIREVGREYGTTTGRPRRVGWFDSVVVRHARRVSGITDLSLNSIDVLTGIETLKICVAYKYKGEVIHEFPASLSALAECEPVYEEMPGWTEDITNVKSLDELPVNARHYLERISQLTQIPLSVFSVGPDRSQTNIVRSVYSS
- the dnaB gene encoding replicative DNA helicase, which codes for MSEVWSDRTPPHNLEAEQSILGAVFLDPEAFSTASESLIPEDFYRASHQRIFSAMMKLADRGEPIDVVTVTSFLHNAKQLEEIGGVSYLSELAESVPTAANIGYYCKIVEEKALLRRLIRSATDIVTSGFEREDEVEDVLNEAEKSILEVSGRKNSGAFKAIKDVLIDVYDNIEQLHHQSADVTGIPTGFRDLDKITSGFQRNDLIIVAARPSVGKTAFALNVAQNVAVNTDENVAIFSLEMGADQLVQRMLCAEGNIDAQRMRNGQLQADDWSKLTMAMGSLSNAGIYIDDTPGIRVADIRSKCRRLKQEHGLGMILIDYLQLIQGSVNSKENRQQEVSEISRSLKGLARELNVPLIALSQLSRGVESRQDKRPMMSDLRESGSIEQDADIVGFLYRDDYYDTESEKQNIIEIIISKQRNGPVGNVELAFVKEYNKFVDLDHRYSESDVPPAPVQV